The following are from one region of the Mustela lutreola isolate mMusLut2 chromosome 9, mMusLut2.pri, whole genome shotgun sequence genome:
- the C9H20orf96 gene encoding uncharacterized protein C20orf96 homolog isoform X2: MRAPPVLHIGLLLFWPRPFPAHVSLAPPLPRATAVPAWLLRFLVDHGLCGDSTPVSRLLLTVPGVGNDGSSFPPRTLSRPSHCGIHSTIYNFQNLDYVPWQRSKQKSKSPTLPPILQTRGHQKSKTKTLTSVLPGLHSKPTTSMTSQLRNPQEKYSGRLDSGKTQKKIRLLRALLRNRRTTLQELSSHEVFLTKLNLELIKDIQDMEDSSALKVRTMLQEQDILQTVVDILEYSNKKKLQKLKCELKEWEEKEESKMKSLAQQVEQLNAKIEKTYKEVSFLSTYMDHEYPVKLVQIASLVRQLQQIKDNQQDELDDLGEMRRMVLQSLSNQIQKKKKKLLQALVVKSQQPHQEALLQKTRDNQDLLKYMDKFREVHPRHGRHPQHPRGRAAALLDAGARGQPSLPALFPIPGALTYRLP; this comes from the exons ATGCGTGCCCCCCCTGTGCTCCATATCGGCCTTCTTCTCTTttggccccgccccttccccgccCACGTCTCCCTAGCTCCGCCTCTCCCTCGCGCTACCGCAGTTCCCGCTTGGTTGCTCCGGTTCCTAGTGGACCATGGTCTCTGTGGAGACTCCACGCCTGTTTCACGTTTGCTGCTCACAGTCCCAGGGGTTGGGAATGATGGAAGTTCTTTTCCGCCCCGAACTCTTTCCAGACCCAGCCACTGTGGGATTCACTCTACAATCTACAACTTCCAGAATCTG GATTATGTTCCATGGCAGCGGTCCAAACAGAAATCCAAGTCACCTACTCTGCCTCCCATCCTACAAACCAGAGGCCACCAGAAGAGCAAAACGAAGACTTTGACTAGCGTCCTGCCAG GGTTACATTCCAAGCCCACCACGTCTATGACAAGTCAGCTGAGGAATCCACAAGAAAAGTACAGTGGGAGGTTGGACTCCGggaagacacagaagaaaatcCGGCTATTGAGG GCGTTGCTCAGGAACAGGCGAACCACGCTGCAGGAGCTCTCCAGCCATGAGGTCTTTCTCACCAAGCTCAACCTGGAGCTGATCAAGGACATCCAGGACATGGAAGACAGCTCGGCCCTGAAAGTGCGCACGATGCTGCAGGAGCAGGACATCCTCCAG ACTGTCGTGGACATCTTGGAGTACTCGAACAAGAAGAAGCTGCAGAAACTCAAGTGTGAACTtaaggagtgggaggagaaggaggagtccAAGATGAAGT CCCTGGCACAGCAGGTGGAACAGCTGAATGCCAAGATTGAGAAGACCTACAAGGAAGTGAGCTTCCTGAGCACGTACATGGACCATGAGTATCCTGTCAAGTTGGTCCAGATCGCCAGCCTTGTGCGTCAACTGCAGCAGATAAAGGACAACCAGCAG GATGAGCTGGATGACCTTGGTGAGATGCGCAGAATGGTCCTGCAGTCTTTGTCTAATCAgattcagaagaagaagaaaaagcttcTGCAAGCTCTGGTGGTG AAAAGCCAGCAGCCCCATCAGGAAGCTCTTCTGCAGAAGACCCGGGACAACCAGGACCTGCTGAAGTACATGGACAAGTTCCGAGAA GTGCACCCCAGACATGGACGTCATCCTCAACATCCCCgtggaagagctgctgcccttcTAGAT
- the C9H20orf96 gene encoding uncharacterized protein C20orf96 homolog isoform X4 has product MTSQLRNPQEKYSGRLDSGKTQKKIRLLRALLRNRRTTLQELSSHEVFLTKLNLELIKDIQDMEDSSALKVRTMLQEQDILQTVVDILEYSNKKKLQKLKCELKEWEEKEESKMKSLAQQVEQLNAKIEKTYKEVSFLSTYMDHEYPVKLVQIASLVRQLQQIKDNQQDELDDLGEMRRMVLQSLSNQIQKKKKKLLQALVVKSQQPHQEALLQKTRDNQDLLKYMDKFREFINQFEEEIPILKAEVEQLHVQVQEPREIVFADVLLRRPKCTPDMDVILNIPVEELLPF; this is encoded by the exons ATGACAAGTCAGCTGAGGAATCCACAAGAAAAGTACAGTGGGAGGTTGGACTCCGggaagacacagaagaaaatcCGGCTATTGAGG GCGTTGCTCAGGAACAGGCGAACCACGCTGCAGGAGCTCTCCAGCCATGAGGTCTTTCTCACCAAGCTCAACCTGGAGCTGATCAAGGACATCCAGGACATGGAAGACAGCTCGGCCCTGAAAGTGCGCACGATGCTGCAGGAGCAGGACATCCTCCAG ACTGTCGTGGACATCTTGGAGTACTCGAACAAGAAGAAGCTGCAGAAACTCAAGTGTGAACTtaaggagtgggaggagaaggaggagtccAAGATGAAGT CCCTGGCACAGCAGGTGGAACAGCTGAATGCCAAGATTGAGAAGACCTACAAGGAAGTGAGCTTCCTGAGCACGTACATGGACCATGAGTATCCTGTCAAGTTGGTCCAGATCGCCAGCCTTGTGCGTCAACTGCAGCAGATAAAGGACAACCAGCAG GATGAGCTGGATGACCTTGGTGAGATGCGCAGAATGGTCCTGCAGTCTTTGTCTAATCAgattcagaagaagaagaaaaagcttcTGCAAGCTCTGGTGGTG AAAAGCCAGCAGCCCCATCAGGAAGCTCTTCTGCAGAAGACCCGGGACAACCAGGACCTGCTGAAGTACATGGACAAGTTCCGAGAA TTTATCAACCAGTTTGAGGAGGAAATACCCATACTGAAGGCCGAGGTGGAGCAGCTCCACGTGCAGGTCCAGGAGCCCCGAGAGATCGTTTTTGCAGACGTCCTGCTTCGGAGACCCAA GTGCACCCCAGACATGGACGTCATCCTCAACATCCCCgtggaagagctgctgcccttcTAG
- the C9H20orf96 gene encoding uncharacterized protein C20orf96 homolog isoform X1 has translation MRAPPVLHIGLLLFWPRPFPAHVSLAPPLPRATAVPAWLLRFLVDHGLCGDSTPVSRLLLTVPGVGNDGSSFPPRTLSRPSHCGIHSTIYNFQNLDYVPWQRSKQKSKSPTLPPILQTRGHQKSKTKTLTSVLPGLHSKPTTSMTSQLRNPQEKYSGRLDSGKTQKKIRLLRALLRNRRTTLQELSSHEVFLTKLNLELIKDIQDMEDSSALKVRTMLQEQDILQTVVDILEYSNKKKLQKLKCELKEWEEKEESKMKSLAQQVEQLNAKIEKTYKEVSFLSTYMDHEYPVKLVQIASLVRQLQQIKDNQQDELDDLGEMRRMVLQSLSNQIQKKKKKLLQALVVKSQQPHQEALLQKTRDNQDLLKYMDKFREFINQFEEEIPILKAEVEQLHVQVQEPREIVFADVLLRRPKCTPDMDVILNIPVEELLPF, from the exons ATGCGTGCCCCCCCTGTGCTCCATATCGGCCTTCTTCTCTTttggccccgccccttccccgccCACGTCTCCCTAGCTCCGCCTCTCCCTCGCGCTACCGCAGTTCCCGCTTGGTTGCTCCGGTTCCTAGTGGACCATGGTCTCTGTGGAGACTCCACGCCTGTTTCACGTTTGCTGCTCACAGTCCCAGGGGTTGGGAATGATGGAAGTTCTTTTCCGCCCCGAACTCTTTCCAGACCCAGCCACTGTGGGATTCACTCTACAATCTACAACTTCCAGAATCTG GATTATGTTCCATGGCAGCGGTCCAAACAGAAATCCAAGTCACCTACTCTGCCTCCCATCCTACAAACCAGAGGCCACCAGAAGAGCAAAACGAAGACTTTGACTAGCGTCCTGCCAG GGTTACATTCCAAGCCCACCACGTCTATGACAAGTCAGCTGAGGAATCCACAAGAAAAGTACAGTGGGAGGTTGGACTCCGggaagacacagaagaaaatcCGGCTATTGAGG GCGTTGCTCAGGAACAGGCGAACCACGCTGCAGGAGCTCTCCAGCCATGAGGTCTTTCTCACCAAGCTCAACCTGGAGCTGATCAAGGACATCCAGGACATGGAAGACAGCTCGGCCCTGAAAGTGCGCACGATGCTGCAGGAGCAGGACATCCTCCAG ACTGTCGTGGACATCTTGGAGTACTCGAACAAGAAGAAGCTGCAGAAACTCAAGTGTGAACTtaaggagtgggaggagaaggaggagtccAAGATGAAGT CCCTGGCACAGCAGGTGGAACAGCTGAATGCCAAGATTGAGAAGACCTACAAGGAAGTGAGCTTCCTGAGCACGTACATGGACCATGAGTATCCTGTCAAGTTGGTCCAGATCGCCAGCCTTGTGCGTCAACTGCAGCAGATAAAGGACAACCAGCAG GATGAGCTGGATGACCTTGGTGAGATGCGCAGAATGGTCCTGCAGTCTTTGTCTAATCAgattcagaagaagaagaaaaagcttcTGCAAGCTCTGGTGGTG AAAAGCCAGCAGCCCCATCAGGAAGCTCTTCTGCAGAAGACCCGGGACAACCAGGACCTGCTGAAGTACATGGACAAGTTCCGAGAA TTTATCAACCAGTTTGAGGAGGAAATACCCATACTGAAGGCCGAGGTGGAGCAGCTCCACGTGCAGGTCCAGGAGCCCCGAGAGATCGTTTTTGCAGACGTCCTGCTTCGGAGACCCAA GTGCACCCCAGACATGGACGTCATCCTCAACATCCCCgtggaagagctgctgcccttcTAG
- the C9H20orf96 gene encoding uncharacterized protein C20orf96 homolog isoform X3 has product MARVFPKPSHCGIHSTIYNFQNLDYVPWQRSKQKSKSPTLPPILQTRGHQKSKTKTLTSVLPGLHSKPTTSMTSQLRNPQEKYSGRLDSGKTQKKIRLLRALLRNRRTTLQELSSHEVFLTKLNLELIKDIQDMEDSSALKVRTMLQEQDILQTVVDILEYSNKKKLQKLKCELKEWEEKEESKMKSLAQQVEQLNAKIEKTYKEVSFLSTYMDHEYPVKLVQIASLVRQLQQIKDNQQDELDDLGEMRRMVLQSLSNQIQKKKKKLLQALVVKSQQPHQEALLQKTRDNQDLLKYMDKFREFINQFEEEIPILKAEVEQLHVQVQEPREIVFADVLLRRPKCTPDMDVILNIPVEELLPF; this is encoded by the exons ATGGCTCGCGTCTTTCCCAA ACCCAGCCACTGTGGGATTCACTCTACAATCTACAACTTCCAGAATCTG GATTATGTTCCATGGCAGCGGTCCAAACAGAAATCCAAGTCACCTACTCTGCCTCCCATCCTACAAACCAGAGGCCACCAGAAGAGCAAAACGAAGACTTTGACTAGCGTCCTGCCAG GGTTACATTCCAAGCCCACCACGTCTATGACAAGTCAGCTGAGGAATCCACAAGAAAAGTACAGTGGGAGGTTGGACTCCGggaagacacagaagaaaatcCGGCTATTGAGG GCGTTGCTCAGGAACAGGCGAACCACGCTGCAGGAGCTCTCCAGCCATGAGGTCTTTCTCACCAAGCTCAACCTGGAGCTGATCAAGGACATCCAGGACATGGAAGACAGCTCGGCCCTGAAAGTGCGCACGATGCTGCAGGAGCAGGACATCCTCCAG ACTGTCGTGGACATCTTGGAGTACTCGAACAAGAAGAAGCTGCAGAAACTCAAGTGTGAACTtaaggagtgggaggagaaggaggagtccAAGATGAAGT CCCTGGCACAGCAGGTGGAACAGCTGAATGCCAAGATTGAGAAGACCTACAAGGAAGTGAGCTTCCTGAGCACGTACATGGACCATGAGTATCCTGTCAAGTTGGTCCAGATCGCCAGCCTTGTGCGTCAACTGCAGCAGATAAAGGACAACCAGCAG GATGAGCTGGATGACCTTGGTGAGATGCGCAGAATGGTCCTGCAGTCTTTGTCTAATCAgattcagaagaagaagaaaaagcttcTGCAAGCTCTGGTGGTG AAAAGCCAGCAGCCCCATCAGGAAGCTCTTCTGCAGAAGACCCGGGACAACCAGGACCTGCTGAAGTACATGGACAAGTTCCGAGAA TTTATCAACCAGTTTGAGGAGGAAATACCCATACTGAAGGCCGAGGTGGAGCAGCTCCACGTGCAGGTCCAGGAGCCCCGAGAGATCGTTTTTGCAGACGTCCTGCTTCGGAGACCCAA GTGCACCCCAGACATGGACGTCATCCTCAACATCCCCgtggaagagctgctgcccttcTAG
- the ZCCHC3 gene encoding zinc finger CCHC domain-containing protein 3 produces MATGGGAEEERKRGRPQLLPPARPAARGEEPEGGREKMGWAQVVKNLAEKKGEFRESRPPRREEEGGSGVGGGLGAPAGLAAPGLGDFPPAGRGDPKGRRRDPAGEAADPRKKKGAAEPGRRKKAEAAAAMASPARPGAAEDAAERSAQDEQAVASGPAAGPGKGRFLVRICFQGDEGACPTRDFVVGALILRSIGMDPSDIFAVIQIPGSREFDVSFRSAEKLALFLRVYEEKREQEDCWENFVVLGRSKSSLKTLFILFRNETVDVEDIVTWLKRHCDVLAVPVKVTDRFGIWTGEYKCEIELRQGEGGVRHLPGAFFLGAERGYSWYKGQPKTCFKCGSRTHMSGSCTQDRCFRCGEEGHLSPYCRKGIVCNLCGKRGHAFAQCPKAVHNSVAAQLTGVAGH; encoded by the coding sequence ATGGCCACCGGCGGCGGCgcggaggaggagaggaagcggGGGCGGCCGCAGCTCCTGCCCCCCGCGCGGCCCGCGGCTCGCGGCGAGGAACCCGAGGGCGGCCGCGAGAAGATGGGCTGGGCCCAGGTGGTAAAGAACCTGGCCGAGAAGAAGGGCGAGTTCCGCGAGTCGCGGCCGCCGcggcgggaggaggagggaggcagcggCGTGGGCGGCGGGCTCGGCGCCCCCGCGGGCCTGGCGGCGCCGGGCCTCGGCGACTTCCCCCCGGCCGGCCGTGGGGATCCGAAGGGTCGGCGGAGAGACCCGGCCGGCGAGGCGGCGGACCCCCGCAAGAAGAAGGGTGCAGCCGAGCCGGGCCGGAGAAAGAAggccgaggcggcggcggccATGGCGAGCCCGGCCAGGCCTGGCGCGGCCGAGGACGCGGCGGAGCGGTCCGCTCAGGACGAGCAGGCGGTGGCGTCGGGCCCCGCGGCGGGCCCGGGTAAGGGGCGCTTCCTGGTGCGCATCTGTTTCCAGGGAGACGAGGGCGCCTGCCCGACCCGGGACTTCGTTGTGGGCGCGCTCATCCTACGCTCCATCGGCATGGACCCGAGCGACATCTTCGCGGTCATCCAGATCCCTGGCAGCCGCGAGTTCGACGTGAGCTTCCGCTCGGCGGAGAAGCTGGCCCTGTTCCTACGCGTCTACGAGGAGAAGCGCGAGCAGGAGGACTGCTGGGAGAACTTTGTGGTGCTGGGGCGGAGCAAGTCCAGCTTGAAGACGCTCTTCATCCTCTTCCGGAACGAGACGGTGGACGTGGAAGACATCGTGACCTGGCTCAAGCGCCACTGCGATGTGCTGGCCGTGCCCGTGAAAGTGACCGACAGGTTTGGGATCTGGACCGGGGAGTACAAGTGTGAGATCGAGCTGCGCCAAGGGGAGGGCGGGGTTAGGCACCTGCCGGGGGCCTTCTTCCTGGGGGCCGAGAGGGGCTACAGCTGGTACAAGGGGCAGCCCAAGACGTGCTTTAAATGTGGTTCCCGGACCCACATGAGCGGCAGCTGCACGCAGGACAGGTGCTTcaggtgtggggaggagggacaccTGAGCCCTTACTGTCGGAAGGGCATCGTGTGTAACCTCTGTGGCAAGCGAGGACACGCCTTTGCCCAGTGTCCCAAAGCAGTTCACAATTCCGTGGCAGCTCAGCTAACCGGGGTGGCTGGACACTGA